In Hevea brasiliensis isolate MT/VB/25A 57/8 chromosome 13, ASM3005281v1, whole genome shotgun sequence, a single genomic region encodes these proteins:
- the LOC131172010 gene encoding G-type lectin S-receptor-like serine/threonine-protein kinase At1g11410, with translation MDFPKLFLHSSLLLLHFAFSSSRDTITINQTIHDGDFLISRENNFALGFFSPGSSRFRYLGIWYRKVGEQTVVWVANRDDPINGSSGVLSIDQYGNLVLRSYHNQKVPIWSTNVSVEVTDTCVAQLLDTGNFILVHDRSKSNVWESFDHPTDTVLPGMKLGLDRRTGMNRFPICWRSADDPGTGNFSLQINPKGSPQVFIYWGIKYIWRGIPWPWKSYADTFNASFVNNQNETYAAYSVSDASVILRLMLDYSGLIKKLIWHEKDGKWNEFWSAPKSPCDPYGHCGAYGICDTDFLSRRFECDCLPGYEPKSPRDWHILKDASGGCVRKRLESTSLCGHGEGFVKVANVKVPDTSAAVWVSMNMNPRDCERNCRRNCSCSAYASIDIAGKETGCLTWYGNLMDTAHDTEEGHDIYVRVDAVELAEIAQEWNGFLKRKDMYAVLVVSVVSAWFVIISFTYLWFKKKKKRVRNKWNKRWLDTIGTVENQVEGSMSHPEIAFFNLSTILAATNSFSPANKLGQGGFGVVYKGKLSNGKEVAVKRLSKDSGQGIDEFKNEVLLIAKLQHQNLVKLIGCCIQGEEPMLVYEYMPNKSLDSFLFNETRRSILDWRKRFDIIVGIACGILYIHQDSRLKIIHRDLKTSNILLDEEMNPKISDFGLARIFKGDQTYEKTNRIVGTFGYMSPEYVVFGKFSTKSDVFSFGIILLEIITGKRNNSFYQEDFYPSMIRKIWHLWREERAWEMVDSSLKHSCSPDEVLRCIQIGLLCVQEDVMERPTMSAIVLMLNSEISLHSPKQPAFTFRKSSIINFSSLEPKEGFCFVDEETITEVVCR, from the exons ATGGATTTTCCAAAGTTGTTCCTGCATTCTTCTCTTCTACTCCTCCATTTCGCATTTTCTTCTTCCAGAGACACCATAACTATAAACCAAACCATTCATGATGGTGACTTTCTGATCTCTAGAGAAAATAATTTTGCATTAGGATTCTTTAGCCCCGGAAGTTCCAGGTTTAGATATCTTGGAATCTGGTACCGTAAAGTCGGAGAGCAAACTGTAGTGTGGGTAGCAAATAGGGATGATCCAATCAATGGTTCCTCGGGAGTTCTATCAATTGACCAATATGGAAATCTCGTTCTCCGCAGCTATCATAACCAGAAAGTTCCTATATGGTCTACAAATGTTTCAGTGGAGGTTACAGATACTTGTGTGGCTCAGCTCTTGGATACAGGAAATTTTATTTTGGTCCACGATAGAAGTAAAAGTAATGTGTGGGAAAGCTTTGATCATCCTACGGATACTGTGCTGCCAGGAATGAAACTTGGGTTGGACCGAAGAACAGGCATGAACCGGTTCCCGATATGTTGGAGATCAGCAGATGACCCAGGAACTGGAAACTTCTCACTTCAGATCAACCCAAAAGGATCACCACAGGTCTTTATCTACTGGGGTATAAAATATATTTGGCGAGGCATTCCTTGGCCCTGGAAAAGCTATGCAGATACATTCAATGCCAGTTTTGTCAACAATCAAAATGAGACATATGCGGCATACTCTGTTTCTGATGCTTCAGTTATCCTAAGGTTAATGTTGGACTATTCAGGACTTATTAAGAAACTAATTTGGCATGAAAAAGATGGCAAATGGAATGAATTCTGGTCGGCGCCAAAATCTCCGTGTGATCCATATGGGCATTGTGGTGCCTATGGAATATGTGATACTGACTTTCTTAGTCGAAGATTTGAATGTGATTGTTTACCGGGGTATGAACCCAAGTCCCCAAGGGACTGGCATATTCTAAAAGATGCATCAGGCGGGTGTGTCAGGAAGCGGCTAGAGTCTACCTCATTATGTGGCCATGGGGAAGGATTTGTGAAAGTGGCAAATGTTAAAGTACCTGACACTTCAGCAGCAGTTTGGGTAAGCATGAATATGAATCCAAGGGACTGTGAAAGGAATTGCAGGAGGAATTGTTCATGCTCTGCATATGCAAGCATAGATATTGCTGGGAAGGAGACTGGCTGTTTGACATGGTATGGCAACTTGATGGACACTGCACACGATACGGAAGAGGGACATGATATTTATGTTCGTGTTGATGCAGTCGAATTAG CCGAAATCGCCCAAGAATGGAATGGTTTTCTTAAAAGGAAGGATATGTATGCCGTTCTAGTAGTGTCTGTTGTTTCGGCTTGGTTTGTCATCATCTCATTTACATATTTGTGgttcaagaagaagaagaaaaggg TGAGAAACAAATGGAACAAAAGGTGGCTTGATACAATTGGCACAGTGGAAAATCAAGTTGAAGGTAGCATGAGTCATCCAGAGATTGCTTTTTTCAATCTGAGCACTATACTTGCTGCAACTAACAGTTTCTCTCCAGCTAACAAACTAGGGCAAGGTGGTTTTGGTGTGGTTTATAAG GGTAAATTGTCTAATGGAAAGGAAGTTGCTGTGAAAAGACTTTCAAAAGATTCAGGGCAAGGAATAGATGAATTTAAAAATGAAGTTTTACTGATTGCAAAACTTCAACATCAGAATTTGGTGAAACTCATAGGATGCTGCATTCAGGGAGAGGAACCGATGCTAGTTTATGAATACATGCCAAACAAAAGCTTGGACTCCTTTCTTTTCA ATGAAACAAGAAGGTCAATCTTGGATTGGAGAAAACGCTTTGATATTATCGTTGGGATTGCTTGTGGAATCTTATATATTCACCAAGATTCTAGGTTGAAAATTATCCATAGAGATCTAAAAACCAGCAATATCCTATTGGATGAAGAAATGAAtccaaaaatttcagattttggccTAGCGAGAATCTTCAAAGGCGACCAAACTTATGAGAAGACAAACAGAATAGTTGGAACATT TGGATACATGTCTCCAGAATATGTGGTATTTGGAAAGTTTTCAACAAAATCTGATGTCTTTAGTTTTGGCATCATATTATTAGAGATTATTACAGGGAAAAGGAACAATAGCTTTTATCAAGAGGATTTTTACCCAAGCATGATAAGAAAA ATATGGCATTTATGGAGAGAAGAGAGAGCATGGGAGATGGTTGATTCATCACTAAAGCATTCTTGTTCTCCTGATGAAGTATTGAGATGCATCCAAATTGGGCTCTTATGCGTACAAGAAGATGTAATGGAAAGACCAACCATGTCAGCTATTGTTCTAATGTTAAATAGTGAAATTAGTCTTCATTCTCCTAAGCAACCTGCATTCACTTTCAGAAAGTCTAGTATTATTAATTTTAGCTCATTAGAGCCAAAAGAAGGATTTTGTTTTGTGGATGAGGAGACAATTACTGAGGTTGTATGTCGTTAA
- the LOC131171775 gene encoding G-type lectin S-receptor-like serine/threonine-protein kinase At1g11410 isoform X1: MEFRKLFLHSSVLVLHFAFSSSRDTITINQTLHDGDFLISRENNFALGFFSPGSSSFRYLGIWYHKVREQTVVWVANRDDPIKGSSGVLSIDQYGNLVLHSYHKQKAPVWTTNVSVEVTDYCVAQLLDTGNLILVRDKSESTVWESFDHPTDTMMPGMKLGLNRRTGMNRFPICWRSADDPGTGNFSLRINPNGSPQVFIYWGIKYIWRGFPWPLKSYADILNVSFVNNQNETYSAHSVTDASVILRITLDHSGLLKKLIWHEKDGKWNEFWSAPKSPCDPYGHCGTYGICDPDYLSRRFECDCFPGYEPKSPRDWHILKDASGGCVRKRLESTSLCGHGEGFVKVANVKLPDTSAAVWVSMNMSPTDCEKNCRRNCSCSAYASIDIAGKETGCLTWYGKLMDTVNNREEGYDIYVRVDAVELAEIAQKWNGFLERKDMLAILVVSVVSAWFVIILFTYLWLKKKKERVRNKWNKRWLDTIGRTYYNETSVENQVEGSMSHPEIAFFNLSTILAATNSFSPANKLGQGGFGVVYKGKLSNGKEVAVKRLSKDSGQGIDEFKNEVLLIAKLQHQNLVKLIGCCIQGEEPLLVYEYMPNKSLDSFLFDETRRSILDWGKRFDIIVGIARGILYIHQDSRLRIIHRDLKTSNILLDREMNPKISDFGLARIFKGGQTQEKTNKIVGTFGYMSPEYVVFGKFSMKSDVFSFGIILLEIITGKKNNSFCQEDFYPTMIGKIWHLWREERTWEIVDSSLKDSCSPEVLRCIQIGLLCVQEDVSERPTMSVVVLMLTSEIGLPSPNQPAFTFRKSSIISSSSVEPKERFCSVDEETITEVVCR, translated from the exons ATGGAGTTTCGAAAGTTGTTCCTGCATTCTTCTGTTCTAGTCCTCCATTTCGCATTTTCTTCTTCCAGAGACACCATAACTATAAACCAAACCCTTCATGATGGTGACTTTCTGATCTCTAGAGAAAATAATTTTGCATTAGGATTCTTTAGCCCCGGAAGTTCCAGTTTTAGATATCTTGGAATCTGGTACCATAAAGTCCGAGAGCAAACTGTGGTGTGGGTAGCAAATAGGGATGATCCAATCAAGGGTTCATCAGGAGTTCTATCAATTGACCAATATGGAAATCTCGTTCTCCATAGCTACCATAAACAGAAAGCTCCTGTGTGGACTACAAATGTCTCAGTGGAGGTTACAGATTATTGTGTAGCTCAGCTCTTGGATACAGGAAATTTGATTTTGGTCCGCGATAAAAGTGAAAGTACTGTGTGGGAAAGCTTTGATCATCCTACGGATACCATGATGCCAGGAATGAAACTTGGATTGAACCGAAGGACAGGCATGAACCGGTTCCCGATATGTTGGAGATCAGCTGATGACCCTGGAACTGGAAACTTTTCACTTCGGATCAACCCAAACGGATCACCACAGGTCTTCATCTACTGGGGTATAAAATATATTTGGCGAGGCTTTCCTTGGCCCTTGAAAAGTTATGCAGATATATTGAACGTTAGTTTTGTCAACAATCAAAATGAGACATATTCGGCCCACTCTGTTACTGATGCATCGGTTATCCTAAGGATAACGTTGGACCATTCAGGACTACTTAAGAAACTAATTTGGCATGAAAAAGATGGCAAATGGAATGAATTCTGGTCAGCACCAAAATCTCCGTGTGATCCATATGGCCATTGTGGTACCTATGGAATATGTGATCCCGACTATCTTAGTCGAAGATTTGAATGTGATTGTTTTCCAGGGTATGAACCCAAGTCCCCAAGGGACTGGCATATTCTAAAAGATGCATCAGGCGGGTGTGTCAGGAAGCGGCTAGAGTCTACCTCATTATGTGGCCATGGAGAAGGATTTGTGAAAGTGGCAAATGTTAAATTACCTGACACTTCAGCAGCAGTTTGGGTGAGCATGAATATGAGTCCAACGGACTGTGAAAAGAATTGCAGGAGGAATTGTTCATGCTCTGCATATGCAAGCATAGATATTGCTGGGAAGGAGACTGGCTGTTTGACATGGTATGGCAAATTAATGGACACTGTAAATAATAGGGAAGAGGGATATGATATTTATGTTCGTGTTGATGCAGTTGAATTAG CTGAAATCGCCCAAAAATGGAATGGTTTTCTTGAAAGGAAGGATATGTTAGCAATTTTAGTAGTATCTGTTGTTTCAGCTTGGTTTGTCATCATCTTATTTACATATTTGTGgctcaagaagaagaaggaaaggg TGAGGAACAAATGGAACAAAAGATGGCTTGATACAATTGGCAGGACATACTACAACGAAACTTCAGTGGAAAATCAAGTCGAAGGTAGCATGAGTCATCCAGAGATTGCATTTTTCAATCTCAGCACCATACTTGCTGCAACTAATAGTTTCTCTCCAGCTAACAAACTAGGGCAAGGTGGTTTTGGCGTGGTTTATAAG GGTAAATTGTCTAATGGAAAGGAAGTTGCTGTGAAAAGACTTTCAAAAGATTCAGGGCAAGGAATAGATGAATTTAAAAATGAAGTTTTGTTGATTGCAAAACTTCAACATCAGAATCTGGTGAAACTCATAGGATGCTGCATTCAGGGAGAGGAACCATTGCTAGTTTATGAATACATGCCAAACAAAAGCTTGGACTCCTTTCTTTTCG ATGAAACAAGAAGGTCAATCTTGGACTGGGGAAAACGCTTTGATATTATCGTTGGGATTGCTCGTGGAATCTTATATATTCACCAAGATTCTAGGTTGAGAATTATCCATAGAGATCTAAAAACTAGCAATATTCTATTGGATAGAGAAATGAAtccaaaaatttcagattttggccTAGCTAGAATCTTCAAAGGCGGCCAAACTCAGGAAAAGACAAACAAAATAGTTGGAACATT TGGGTACATGTCTCCAGAATATGTGGTATTTGGAAAGTTTTCAATGAAATCTGATGTCTTTAGTTTTGGGATCATATTATTAGAAATCATTACAGGGAAAAAGAACAATAGCTTTTGTCAAGAGGATTTTTACCCAACCATGATAGGAAAA ATATGGCATTTATGGAGAGAAGAGAGAACATGGGAGATAGTTGATTCATCACTGAAGGATTCTTGCTCTCCTGAAGTATTGAGATGCATCCAAATTGGGCTCTTATGCGTGCAAGAAGATGTATCGGAAAGACCGACCATGTCAGTTGTTGTTCTAATGTTAACTAGCGAAATTGGCCTTCCTTCTCCTAACCAGCCTGCATTCACTTTCAGAAAGTCTAGTATTATTAGTTCTAGCTCAGTAGAACCAAAAGAAAGATTTTGTTCTGTGGATGAGGAAACAATTACTGAGGTTGTATGTCGTTGA
- the LOC131171775 gene encoding G-type lectin S-receptor-like serine/threonine-protein kinase At1g11410 isoform X2, whose translation MEFRKLFLHSSVLVLHFAFSSSRDTITINQTLHDGDFLISRENNFALGFFSPGSSSFRYLGIWYHKVREQTVVWVANRDDPIKGSSGVLSIDQYGNLVLHSYHKQKAPVWTTNVSVEVTDYCVAQLLDTGNLILVRDKSESTVWESFDHPTDTMMPGMKLGLNRRTGMNRFPICWRSADDPGTGNFSLRINPNGSPQVFIYWGIKYIWRGFPWPLKSYADILNVSFVNNQNETYSAHSVTDASVILRITLDHSGLLKKLIWHEKDGKWNEFWSAPKSPCDPYGHCGTYGICDPDYLSRRFECDCFPGYEPKSPRDWHILKDASGGCVRKRLESTSLCGHGEGFVKVANVKLPDTSAAVWVSMNMSPTDCEKNCRRNCSCSAYASIDIAGKETGCLTWYGKLMDTVNNREEGYDIYVRVDAVELAEIAQKWNGFLERKDMLAILVVSVVSAWFVIILFTYLWLKKKKERVRNKWNKRWLDTIGRTYYNETSVENQVEGSMSHPEIAFFNLSTILAATNSFSPANKLGQGGFGVVYKGKLSNGKEVAVKRLSKDSGQGIDEFKNEVLLIAKLQHQNLVKLIGCCIQGEEPLLVYEYMPNKSLDSFLFDETRRSILDWGKRFDIIVGIARGILYIHQDSRLRIIHRDLKTSNILLDREMNPKISDFGLARIFKGGQTQEKTNKIVGTLYGIYGEKREHGR comes from the exons ATGGAGTTTCGAAAGTTGTTCCTGCATTCTTCTGTTCTAGTCCTCCATTTCGCATTTTCTTCTTCCAGAGACACCATAACTATAAACCAAACCCTTCATGATGGTGACTTTCTGATCTCTAGAGAAAATAATTTTGCATTAGGATTCTTTAGCCCCGGAAGTTCCAGTTTTAGATATCTTGGAATCTGGTACCATAAAGTCCGAGAGCAAACTGTGGTGTGGGTAGCAAATAGGGATGATCCAATCAAGGGTTCATCAGGAGTTCTATCAATTGACCAATATGGAAATCTCGTTCTCCATAGCTACCATAAACAGAAAGCTCCTGTGTGGACTACAAATGTCTCAGTGGAGGTTACAGATTATTGTGTAGCTCAGCTCTTGGATACAGGAAATTTGATTTTGGTCCGCGATAAAAGTGAAAGTACTGTGTGGGAAAGCTTTGATCATCCTACGGATACCATGATGCCAGGAATGAAACTTGGATTGAACCGAAGGACAGGCATGAACCGGTTCCCGATATGTTGGAGATCAGCTGATGACCCTGGAACTGGAAACTTTTCACTTCGGATCAACCCAAACGGATCACCACAGGTCTTCATCTACTGGGGTATAAAATATATTTGGCGAGGCTTTCCTTGGCCCTTGAAAAGTTATGCAGATATATTGAACGTTAGTTTTGTCAACAATCAAAATGAGACATATTCGGCCCACTCTGTTACTGATGCATCGGTTATCCTAAGGATAACGTTGGACCATTCAGGACTACTTAAGAAACTAATTTGGCATGAAAAAGATGGCAAATGGAATGAATTCTGGTCAGCACCAAAATCTCCGTGTGATCCATATGGCCATTGTGGTACCTATGGAATATGTGATCCCGACTATCTTAGTCGAAGATTTGAATGTGATTGTTTTCCAGGGTATGAACCCAAGTCCCCAAGGGACTGGCATATTCTAAAAGATGCATCAGGCGGGTGTGTCAGGAAGCGGCTAGAGTCTACCTCATTATGTGGCCATGGAGAAGGATTTGTGAAAGTGGCAAATGTTAAATTACCTGACACTTCAGCAGCAGTTTGGGTGAGCATGAATATGAGTCCAACGGACTGTGAAAAGAATTGCAGGAGGAATTGTTCATGCTCTGCATATGCAAGCATAGATATTGCTGGGAAGGAGACTGGCTGTTTGACATGGTATGGCAAATTAATGGACACTGTAAATAATAGGGAAGAGGGATATGATATTTATGTTCGTGTTGATGCAGTTGAATTAG CTGAAATCGCCCAAAAATGGAATGGTTTTCTTGAAAGGAAGGATATGTTAGCAATTTTAGTAGTATCTGTTGTTTCAGCTTGGTTTGTCATCATCTTATTTACATATTTGTGgctcaagaagaagaaggaaaggg TGAGGAACAAATGGAACAAAAGATGGCTTGATACAATTGGCAGGACATACTACAACGAAACTTCAGTGGAAAATCAAGTCGAAGGTAGCATGAGTCATCCAGAGATTGCATTTTTCAATCTCAGCACCATACTTGCTGCAACTAATAGTTTCTCTCCAGCTAACAAACTAGGGCAAGGTGGTTTTGGCGTGGTTTATAAG GGTAAATTGTCTAATGGAAAGGAAGTTGCTGTGAAAAGACTTTCAAAAGATTCAGGGCAAGGAATAGATGAATTTAAAAATGAAGTTTTGTTGATTGCAAAACTTCAACATCAGAATCTGGTGAAACTCATAGGATGCTGCATTCAGGGAGAGGAACCATTGCTAGTTTATGAATACATGCCAAACAAAAGCTTGGACTCCTTTCTTTTCG ATGAAACAAGAAGGTCAATCTTGGACTGGGGAAAACGCTTTGATATTATCGTTGGGATTGCTCGTGGAATCTTATATATTCACCAAGATTCTAGGTTGAGAATTATCCATAGAGATCTAAAAACTAGCAATATTCTATTGGATAGAGAAATGAAtccaaaaatttcagattttggccTAGCTAGAATCTTCAAAGGCGGCCAAACTCAGGAAAAGACAAACAAAATAGTTGGAACATT ATATGGCATTTATGGAGAGAAGAGAGAACATGGGAGATAG